One Bacteroidota bacterium DNA segment encodes these proteins:
- a CDS encoding noncanonical pyrimidine nucleotidase, YjjG family, with amino-acid sequence MMELKYKHIFFDLDHTLWDFEKNSQETLEHLYHHYGLKNFGVQHPDDFIVVYEKINHAMWAQYNRGEIDKATLREKRFTDSFAALGVNKEHIPQGIWQLYLDICPTKTNVFPHALEVLEYLHDRYTLSIITNGFEETQHRKLSHSGIAPFINHVLTSESIGFAKPDPRIFEHLLSTHGAGNHEAIMIGDNIETDIGGAKAAGIDHIFFNPEKIPHSHLVQAEIHSLLQLKDLL; translated from the coding sequence GTGATGGAACTGAAATACAAACACATTTTTTTTGACCTTGACCACACCTTGTGGGATTTTGAGAAGAACTCACAGGAAACACTGGAGCATTTATACCATCACTATGGTTTAAAGAATTTTGGAGTACAACACCCTGATGATTTTATTGTTGTGTACGAAAAAATAAACCACGCCATGTGGGCACAGTACAACCGTGGTGAGATTGACAAAGCGACACTGCGTGAAAAGCGGTTTACCGATAGTTTTGCTGCTCTTGGTGTTAACAAAGAACACATACCCCAAGGCATTTGGCAGTTATACCTTGATATTTGTCCTACCAAAACAAATGTATTTCCGCATGCATTAGAGGTGTTAGAGTATTTGCACGACCGTTATACGCTTTCAATTATTACCAACGGGTTTGAGGAAACACAGCACCGTAAACTAAGCCACAGCGGGATTGCCCCGTTCATTAACCATGTGCTCACATCAGAATCGATAGGTTTTGCAAAACCCGACCCCCGTATTTTTGAGCACTTGCTCAGCACACACGGGGCAGGCAACCATGAGGCAATAATGATTGGCGACAATATTGAAACCGATATTGGCGGGGCAAAAGCCGCAGGTATCGATCATATTTTCTTTAATCCTGAAAAAATACCTCACAGCCATTTGGTGCAAGCCGAAATTCACAGCCTGCTTCAATTAAAAGATCTCTTATAA